The genome window TACTAAGGATTTAATTGAGGGGGGAGAGGGTTCAATACTACTGATAAAGACTGTTTTAGAAGGTTTGAGGGGTAATGAGGACAAAGTATCTTATGATCCAGAGAAGATTTTCTATTACCCACCAATTACTAATCCAGAGAAGATTTTTCTCTTAGCTGTTAATTACAAGGCTCATGGTAAAGAGACTAACAACGAGCCACCCAAAGAGCCTTACATATTTACTAAGTTTTCAAATGCGTTAATTGGTCATAATCAACCAATACTGTATCCAAAGGCGTCAAATAAGGTTGACTACGAGGTGGAGCTCGCAGTTATAATTGGGAAAAAGGGCAAGTATATAAGAAAAGAAAAAGCTTTTGACTACGTATTTGGTTATACAGTGTTCAATGATATTAGTTATAGAGATAAACAACTTCCTTCAGAGATGCCTTATGGTATGAGGTGGGTTCACGGGAAAGGTATGGATACTGGAGCCCCAATGGGTCCATGGATAGTTACCAAGGATGAGATCCCAAACCCTTACGAATTGAAATTGACTTTAAAAGTTAACGGTGAGGTTAGACAAGATGCCTACGCTGAGGACATGATATTCAAGATCGATCAGATAATTGAGTACTTATCAAACGGTATAACATTAAAGCCTGGAGATGTAATATCGACAGGGACTCCCCCTGGAGTTGGATTAGCTACGGGCAAATTTTTGAAGCCTGGAGATGTAATTGAAGCTGAGATAAGTAAGATAGGTATCTTAAGGAATTATTTAGTAAAAGAGGAATAAAATTAAATCTTTATTATAACGTAATTTATTCCCAAATATACTAAGAAGAACAATGGTAATATAAGGTCTGGTGTATCTAAAATAACTTCTCCAATCCATAAGGTACCTAGGCTAAAGAGTAATGCTGAAAGAACAAATTTTAAATGAGGCAATCTAATTTTAGCCACTTGAGATTTTAGTATTGCTGTTAGAATCACTACTATTAATGAAGCTAATATGGCACCCATTAACGCTGACGAAAAGCTTTGAGGTATAAGGGCCAGTATTACTAGTGCAGCTTCAAATCCTTCAATTGCTGAAACTGTAAACACTACTGATAATCCTTCTTCTTTTTCTTCTCCTCCTTTCTTTTTAATCCCTTTGAACGATCTCCTAGCACTCCTTATTAATCTGTAACCGAAGTAGAATAGAATTACTGCTGATGCCAAAAGTATATAATTTAACGGAACCAAGTAAATTAACCTACCTACGGTAAAGGTTGGTATGAGGACTACTGCAACACCTAATATCGCGTATATAAAGGGTAAATTGTTTTTGTAAATATTATGATATATTGCAGCTATTGCTCCAGCTTCAGTTAGTTCAAGAAGGGAAATTCCTAGTGCAGCCAAAAATACACTAACATCCATAAATTGGGTTCATGAAAATAAGTTAATAAAATTATAATTCATCCTTTGACCCTTTCCCATTTACCTTTAAACAAAACGAACTTACCCTCCTTAGCTACCAACTTTCCTTTCCTTATAACAAATTTTGGAGGCGACATGAAACGAATCAAATCTATAACGTCATCAGCATCAGTTACTAGCAAATTCGCCTCATTTCCAATTTCAATCCCATAATTTTTAATTCTCCATGCCTTAGCTCCATTAAAAGTTATTAAATTAATTGATGAAATCAATTCTTCAAAGCCAGTCATTTGATCCAAATGGATAGCCATAAAGAGAACTTGCAACATATTACCTATTCCTAAAGGATACCATGGATCCATAATACAATCATGACCCAAGGCTACATTAACATTAGCTTTTAACATCTCCTTAATAGGAGCCATTCCTCTCCTTTTAGGATACCCATCAAACCTACCTTGAAGAACGACATTTATTAAAGGATTTGGTATAACAGTTATCCCAGCTTTAGCTACGTATGGCAAAATTCTAAACCTATATGCTGAATCCCAACTGTGCATTGCAGTAACATGGCCAGCAGTAACTCTCCATTCCCATTTATTCTCGATAGTCTCCTTTACCAAAACTTCCAAATACCTCGAATTTGGGTCATCAGTTTCATCGATATGCCCATCAACATCCTTGTTATACTCTCTAGCTAATTCAAACGCAAACTTAATAGACCTAAACCCATCCTCTCTGGTAATCTCGTTATGAGGAATTAACCCAACATTATCTGCACCATTATCTAAAGCTCTCCTAAGAAGTTCGTCATTCCCCTTCTCGGTAAATATCCCATCTTGAGGAAATGCGGTAATCTGAATATCTGCTATTTCACTACTTTCCTCCCTAACCCTTTTAATTGCATTTAATAATTTGAATGATCTTTCAGTAATATCAACGTGTGTTCTTATCCAAAGTGTACCATATGCTACAAATAGCTTTACTGCAGTTAGCGCATTTCGAATTATTTCTTCTTCACCTATTTTATTCCTTATATCTTGCCAAATCCTTATTCCTTCCCACAATGTACCACTTTTGTTCACAGCCCTGGTAAAAGCACTGTCCAAATGGAAGTGCATGTTAAAGTACGGTGGTATTACTAGTTTCTTTTCAGCGTCTATTACTTCATCATTACCTTTACATTCTCCTATACAATTAATCTTCTCACCATCTATCCCAATATCTACGATCCTTCCGTCTAACAGTTTTGCATTCCTTATCGTAATCATTTGGTAAAATCTTAAATCGTGAGTTTTTATCTATTATTACCGCTAGTAGTCGCAGCCTTAGCCTGAAGCTCTCTTACTGTTCTCATAGTAATTTTTAATATTTCACTTCTTGGAGGTTCTTCATGTATAGTTTTGCAGATTGTATCGATTCCTAGTATGTAGGTATTTAACGTAGTTTCCAGAATTTTAATTGAAGGTTCCTCAATTACGAAATCCAGTTTCTTTATCTTTTCCTTAAGAACGCTTATTAAGACATCAGGATCTATGTCCTTGGAAACCTCATACTTAGTTCTAACCTTTCTTCTTTCTTCTCTGTCATGAATAAAGATTGCAGCTTGAATTATTATACTATTTGGTATCTTCACTGGAACTTGATCATCAGTGAATATTGTAGTATACAACAAGGATATGTCTGTTACTGTACCGGTATACCCTGGAATCAAGAAATCGTTAGAGAAGAACTTCGGAGGATAAGTCGGAGCTATTAGACCGTATTGCCACGTCGATATCGTTACTCTATCTCCTACCTTATAAGGTCTAGAGATTACTACCATTATCCCTCCGAATATATTACCAAGTACAGTTTGCGCAGCTAAACCTACCACTAATCCGGCGAAACCACCTGCTGCTAATGCAGCACCTAAACTTACTCTCACTAGTACAAAGAATCCTACGAAAGCTATGACATACCCAATCAGTCTAATTAAAAATGAAACACTACCAGCGTTATCGTACCCTATCACATTTCCTAATCTATTCCTTATAAGAGACCCTATGAAGTATGAAACAATAATTGCAACTATAAACCAAATTGCAGCGTAAATATAGAGCAGATAATCACCAGAGATTATCTTAAATACGCTTGATAATATGAAAAATCCTCCACCAATTGCTACACCAGTTAATATCGCAGTTAAGATGAGTGCTATTATTCTTCTTTCGTTTAAAGCCATATTATTACCTATTGAGAAAACGTTTATATTATTTATGGCTAGTTTAGGAAAAATTAGTATTACATACTATACTAACTAATCCTTTTGGGAGTGTTCTCATGCAGTCATCTTATTCGATATTTAATTGTAAAATTATATCAGATTAGAAATTTTTATAATTAGTCACCTTAATCTAGAGGTAACGACGAAACTAGAATGTACAAAATAGCTTGATAAGCTTTATGTGCGAGAACTGCGAGTTTTTTTGAGCGGGCGAATAGCATGCAGCTCGCAGCTCTCGCACAACTAATACTTTTGATTTTAAGAAATTTAAATCTTAAAAGAAAGTACAAGCTAAAGGAGATTGCACTAGCGTTAGCAGCATACTCCTTGGGAGTTCAGATCACGAAAATAGGAATCCCACCATCAACACTACTTGAGGAAAGTGGGAATAAGGAGGAGAAGGGAGAAAAGGTCAACATGTCCATCATGTAACTCGAATAGGGTAGTCAAGAACGGCTCATCCAGAGGGAAAGAAAAATACAAGTGTAAAGTGTGTGGAAGAACGTTTTACAACACGCTGAAGCACAGAATGGATAGAAAACAAAGGGAGAGAATCTTAAAGGAGTACTTGAACAGGATGAGCATGAGGGCAATATCAAGAGTTGAGGGAAAGCCATTAACTACAGCCTAGTGAAGAGGATCGGAGCTAAGGCCTTCACGAGCTTAATAATATTGAAGAGTCAACTCAAGAGTTTCGTGGCCAAGTCTACAGTGTTTGACGAGTTCTGGACTTATCTTCGTGTTAGGCATGGGAAGGTTAGAGCGGATCTCTGGATTTGGACTGCTCTTTCTGATGGGGTACCTTTTTACGAGTCTGGGGACAGAAGTTATGGAACTTTCCGTCTCCTCTTGAGCTGGCTACCTAGGAGTGGGGTAAACTATACTGATCACTACTGTGTTTATCAAGTTCTTGATAAACGCGTGGCGAGCAAGAGGTACACTTACATTGTGGAGAGTCATAATTCTTGGTGTAGGTCTTGCTAGGTTAGCTAGGGATACTAAGGTTAATAGGAGTCAGAGGATGGTGGAATATAGCTTGGCCTTGTTGAACGTTATGTATCTTCACGTGTTCTCAAGGGAGATAACGCCCTTAAACGAGACTTACTTGAGGACAGTACAGTATATTAGAGACTGTCTGATATAATTTTACTAATAGTTCTCGAATAAGATGACTGCATGAGAACACTCTCATCCTTATTATCCTTAAATGCTATTTTATTACATGGGTTATAGATCTCGTCTTTACCATATTAGGTTACCGAGAGTTTACAGGGGTTATTACTTTTATCTAAAAAGTAGAAAGTATTTATTGTCTAGAAAATACGCCCTAAATTATGCAAAGAAGAGAAGAAAGCTAATATTCTGGTATATCTAGTAGACTTTAATGATATTTAGATATTCTAATGGTACTATAAGCTCAGAAGGTTTAACGTTGTGTAGCGTAAAGGTTGAAAGAAATCAAATCATTGTTGAGGGTAGCTATAATTTGTTGCTAAAACGAAAAGGGTTTAATAGTTATGATGTTTACCAATATAATTCTAAAATTGGTGAAATTAAAAATTTCAATCTACAATATAGTATGTTTAACTTCATTGTGAGTAGACCGCAGTTAGTTGCATTCATGAGAGGATATGAGAATAGCGTAAAAATCTTCACTAGCGCGAATACCGAAGTCGGAGAAATAAAGAGAATTCAAGATGGTTTAGAGGGATATCTAAATGACGCATATGATCCATATATCATCATAATCTACTTATTACTACTTTCGAATTTCTCTAACGCAATGCCATATCCTAGATACAGAAGTTCGAGGATTTCGAAATATAGGGGACTAATTTATTTTATTCCACTATTGTTAATAGTGGTTTATCTTATTCCCCTACCTTACTATATAGATCTTGCCATCTACATAACGTTGTTGATAATATTTTATTACTTCTTTGTAATGAGACGCGTCTATCAGCCACCACGTCAAGTGTAGAGCTCCTCTAATGAATCAATACTCTTCCATCCTTCATCCTTGATTTCCTTAAATGCGCTGTTTATTTGCATAGAATGTATCTTAACATTATCAGTAATATCAATAGTTTTTAGATACTCACTAAATATTTGAAGATCAATCAATGGCTCAGATAGATCTGACTTCTTGAAAACCTTCCCTAGAATACCCTTAGCCCTTCCCTTATAAACTTGAGGCTGCACTACTAGAGTGTTTCCAGTAGTTGTTTTAGCTATTAGGAATGGTACGACTAAAGTGATATCCTCAACTAAATCAAGACTAGTATTATAAAATGATTCCAAATACTTAATGAAGTTCTCAATATCTTCCTTGACCTTACTAGCCCTATTCTTAAAATCATTGGTTATATTATCAAGATCCTTAATTGCTTTGTTTATGTTCTCTATCTCAGAATTTTTACTTGAATATAAAGAATCTAGTTCCTTTCTTAAATTTCTAATCCGCTCCACGTGTTTTCCGATAATTGAATCCTTTACTTGTCTTAATTCATTTAACAGATTTTCAAATTCATTCTTAGAGTTTTCAAATTCATCTCTTCCTACAATTCCCCCTTCATACTTCAAACTTGCAATAATGTGTCTAGTTGTTGTATCGGTGAGTCTGGAGACTTTGGAATTAATCTCATTATTTGTTTCATTATATATCTCGTTATAGACTTTCTGAATCTCGTTATCGATCTCTTTTTTCTTGTTTTCAATTAACTCATTATATTTTTTATTAATCTCATCTAGTTTCCCAGCGTATTCCCTTTTTATCCTCAATCTAGCATCATCGACCTCTTTTAATAGGTTTTCTAACGATGTTATTGTAGATGAAGCTTCAGCCTTTAGGTTAATCAAAGTATCATTAATTACCTTTACATCATGGTCACTAAGTTTGGAATCTAGCATGGATAATTGATAATTTATGTTTGAAGTAGTCTTTGCAACTCTAAGTAACTTACCAATCTCAACATTTAGTAAACCAACTAGCGTTATCTCACTTGAGCTTACACGCTCTAAATTTATCTTCTTCAAACTAGAAACGAACGTTGCATAATCATTTATTGAAGAAAATTGTGAAGCTATATCATTGAATTTTGGGTAGATATACTTTAGTATTCTTGAGGAAGTTCTTAAAGTGCAATCTAAAACTAAAAACCCTTGTTCAGTCTTTTTTATTAGCAATGGCCATCCTATTATTGATGCTCTTGCAACTTTCTCTTTCTTCTCGAGGTCTAAATTCAACAAAGAGATTGCGATTTGTTTATGAAAATTTAACTCATTATAATTCTGATCTACAGCTAAAGGAACAAAATACGTTTGCATCAATAATATTTAAAAGATAAAGATAAAAAGTTAGAGCCTAAAGCTAACCTTCTTCTTTTCAGCTTTCCAATCAACGTTAACTGGTGGGAGACCTTTCTTACTTCTAATGTAATTATAGGCTGACAACGCAGCCTTAACTCCCTCAGCTGCAGCTACAACTGCTTGCTTATATGGAGTTTGAGTAACATCTCCCGCTGCAAATATTCCCTCTCTACTTGTTCTTCCTAACTCATCGATAACTATCTCGCCTTTTTCATTTAACTCAATAAACCCTTTTAGAAACTCAGTTTTCAAGACATAACCCATCTCAATTATTACACCATCAACTCTCAACGGTATTATCTCATCCCCCTTCTTTAACACAATCTCCTCGACCTTATTGTTGCCTCTTATTTCTAAAACTTTTGAAGATGTAAATATTTTAACGTTAGGCTTATTTAATATATTCTTTACTATCTCTTCCTCACCAGCCAGATAAGAAGATGAGGTAATATAATATGCTGGGTTTGCGTAATTTGACAATAATTCTATAGCTTCTATTCCAGGCTCGCCTTCACCTACCACTGCTGCTGGTCTACCTTTAAAGAACGCAGCATCACATATTGCACAGTATGATACTCCCTTTCCTTTAAACTCCTGCTCTCCAGGAACATTAATTTCTCTTGGAGTTTTACCAAAAGCTAAAATTACAGTCCTTCCAGCATATTCACCTTTAATTCCCTTTATTATGAATAAATCAGACTCTTGTATAATCTCCTTAACTTCTTCTCCATAAATGAATTCTGCTCCAAACTTCTTAGCTTGCTTCTCAATTTTTTGTGCTAAGCTCAATCCTCCAGTTGATTCCACTCCGGGATAGTTTTCTATTAAATCTGTTAATGTTAATTGGCCTCCAAGATCTTTTGAAAGTACTAGCGTTGATAGTTTTTGTCTAGAAGAGTATAATGCTGCACTTAACCCAGCAATTCCTGCTCCAACTATTATTGTATCATATATCTTTAACGGCATACTATATCTCTTTTATACTTTATATAATAAAAAGTTATCTTTTGATAGTCTGTAAATAAGTTAAGTATGAATAAAAAATGTTCTTAGTGTTTAAATCTCTCCTTTATCCACTGCCTTACATCGTAAAAATAAATGTTGTCGTATGGGCATGCGTTAACACATTCACCTATTCCAACGCACTTAAATGACTTAAACTCACCTTTCTTTATAAACCATCCTCTCATATCTGTAATTCCAACTGGACAAGCAAATGCACAGTCGACTGTCTTGCAGTTGACGCAGATCATCGGATCCTTAACTTTTAGCCTAAATAAACCTACACTACTAACGGCCTGATTAAAAACACCCCAATAACAATATCCAGTAGTAACACATGCGAATGTACCTAGGAATGGTATAGAAATAAATAAGAGATACCAAATTACATCGAACCATACGAAATAAATTAGAAACGTAATATCAGTACTAAATATTGTAAAACTAATTATACCTAAGGAATTAAGGTAGGATATAATTGCAGCTATTAATACTACTATCGAAACACTGAGTGTTATCACTTTAACCCAATCTGGTCTTCTTGACGTCATTAGCTTCCTCCCTACCTTCGAGGTTCTATTATAAACCTTGAGTGAATCATAAAAAGTACCTTGATACATTAGGGGGGCAGTGCAGGTTATGGCACATAAATTTCTAGACCCAAATAAGAAAGAGAGAACTGCGTAAATCACATAAGTTCCTATAAGCCCTAAGAGTACGGAATTTGAAACTCCTCCCAAAGTTCCTATACCCATTGACCACATATATGGTATGTAGGGTAAATGGTCTGAAAGGGGGCTGAACATCGGAATGTAGATAGTATATAACGCATAAGCTAGGATCATTAAACCCATTCTAACCTTTACTTCCTTAACTCTCATTTCTAACATTTTCTTAAACGCTAAGAATCCCATCTCTATTCCCATCATTATCAAAAACCAAATTGAACCTAGAACCGATCCAACTATATCTATGAAATCCCATAATACATTTATTGGATTTGTAAAAGGTTGCCACGGTAGTGTCAGACTACTTAAAAACCCAGAAACCCTAGGAGAAAAAACTCCTTCAACGAAATCCAGTACCCCTCCCATGAAGAATTCCATAATGAATGTGAGGAAAATTATTGTAAACGCCAATAGAGGATTTCTAGCGTAATTCCCTTTTCTTGGGTTTGGTCCAGCCAATGCTCTGTAAACGAACCACATCATTCCTATTATCATAGATATATCGAAAACTAGTAAGGTATTATAGAGAAAGAAGACAAACTCCCCTATCATCATCAGTGTGAAAATAGAGGTTAATTCAATTGCTGTAAAGGTTTCTTGGGAAGCTCTTAGTCTCTGTGTGTATAGAGAATCATAAATTAGTATTGTATCCCCAATCATTATGATGGCGGAGAGCCATATTGGTAAATTTACTGAAGGAAATACTTGGGGAAACCAAGGCATTAGGAGTAATAAACCAATTAAATAGTTCCTCAACGTTTTATCCAGATTTCTGAAAGAGAGAATTAGTGTAAACGCCATTTCTATTATCATTACGCTCACGAAGTATAAGTTGCCAACAGACGTATCTATATTAGCCGGAATTGAGATTTGTAAAGTGTAAATAAGTGCCCCCATTGCCATTTCAGAAATTACCATAATTAGCGTAAAAACACCGAATACTACTTGTCTCCTTTTAACTTCCTTCACGTTAAGTAGTGCATATAATCCGAAAATCATGTATGCAGAGTTAGTTATTAGAAAGTAGAACGGATTATTATTGATTAGATATAAATATGCACCTATGTTCATTGTTAGCATCATTCCTTCAACGTACAGTGCTAATAGCACTCTCCTTGTTGATCTCCACTTTTCTACTTCGTAAATTACGTAAAACATCACTAGAAGCATAGTGACAGTGATTATTATTGGAAGCAAGAACATGATATCACATAATCTTTCTTTTTAACGCTAAAAAGTTTTGCTTAAAATATTAGAAATTGTGACTAGTTTTATAAATAGTCAATCTGAAGAATAAAATATGAATATTGTTGTTGGCTTTAAGATAGTTCCCGACGATCAAATGATTAAGGTTGTGGGGGATAAACTAAACATCGATGCTCCATTGAAGGTAAGCACGTATGACAAGAACGCGATTGAAGAGGCCGTAAGGTTAAAAGAGAAATTTGGGGGTAAGGTTATGGGGATCACAGTAGGTAATAACGATAGAAAAAGTATTAGGGAAGCTTTAGCTATGGGAGTGGATGAGGTAATAACTATCTTAGTTAAAGACCCAGACGTCTACGTTACTGCTATGGCTATAGCTGAAAATGTGAAAAACCTAAATCCTGATATAGTATTATTTTCAGAAATGACGACTGATAGTGGAACTTCCGCCTTACCAGCTTACGTTTCAGAGCTTCTTGGTTTGCCTTACATTTCTAACGTAAAATCACTAAAAATTGAAGGAAATAAGGTCACAGCGGATAGGGGAATGGTAAGTTACATTGAGACTGTTGAAGCAAGCCTA of Sulfolobus sp. E5-1-F contains these proteins:
- a CDS encoding mechanosensitive ion channel family protein; amino-acid sequence: MALNERRIIALILTAILTGVAIGGGFFILSSVFKIISGDYLLYIYAAIWFIVAIIVSYFIGSLIRNRLGNVIGYDNAGSVSFLIRLIGYVIAFVGFFVLVRVSLGAALAAGGFAGLVVGLAAQTVLGNIFGGIMVVISRPYKVGDRVTISTWQYGLIAPTYPPKFFSNDFLIPGYTGTVTDISLLYTTIFTDDQVPVKIPNSIIIQAAIFIHDREERRKVRTKYEVSKDIDPDVLISVLKEKIKKLDFVIEEPSIKILETTLNTYILGIDTICKTIHEEPPRSEILKITMRTVRELQAKAATTSGNNR
- a CDS encoding amidohydrolase family protein → MITIRNAKLLDGRIVDIGIDGEKINCIGECKGNDEVIDAEKKLVIPPYFNMHFHLDSAFTRAVNKSGTLWEGIRIWQDIRNKIGEEEIIRNALTAVKLFVAYGTLWIRTHVDITERSFKLLNAIKRVREESSEIADIQITAFPQDGIFTEKGNDELLRRALDNGADNVGLIPHNEITREDGFRSIKFAFELAREYNKDVDGHIDETDDPNSRYLEVLVKETIENKWEWRVTAGHVTAMHSWDSAYRFRILPYVAKAGITVIPNPLINVVLQGRFDGYPKRRGMAPIKEMLKANVNVALGHDCIMDPWYPLGIGNMLQVLFMAIHLDQMTGFEELISSINLITFNGAKAWRIKNYGIEIGNEANLLVTDADDVIDLIRFMSPPKFVIRKGKLVAKEGKFVLFKGKWERVKG
- a CDS encoding electron transfer flavoprotein subunit beta/FixA family protein, with protein sequence MNIVVGFKIVPDDQMIKVVGDKLNIDAPLKVSTYDKNAIEEAVRLKEKFGGKVMGITVGNNDRKSIREALAMGVDEVITILVKDPDVYVTAMAIAENVKNLNPDIVLFSEMTTDSGTSALPAYVSELLGLPYISNVKSLKIEGNKVTADRGMVSYIETVEASLPLVVSVGGEINTPRIPSVKQIMESSKKPVKEVKFDAQSKVRIKEIKPMIVNRKRIVIEESDINKAVDKLIEYLKSDGVI
- a CDS encoding NAD(P)/FAD-dependent oxidoreductase: MPLKIYDTIIVGAGIAGLSAALYSSRQKLSTLVLSKDLGGQLTLTDLIENYPGVESTGGLSLAQKIEKQAKKFGAEFIYGEEVKEIIQESDLFIIKGIKGEYAGRTVILAFGKTPREINVPGEQEFKGKGVSYCAICDAAFFKGRPAAVVGEGEPGIEAIELLSNYANPAYYITSSSYLAGEEEIVKNILNKPNVKIFTSSKVLEIRGNNKVEEIVLKKGDEIIPLRVDGVIIEMGYVLKTEFLKGFIELNEKGEIVIDELGRTSREGIFAAGDVTQTPYKQAVVAAAEGVKAALSAYNYIRSKKGLPPVNVDWKAEKKKVSFRL
- a CDS encoding fumarylacetoacetate hydrolase family protein — its product is MVKILLFSPTPNDFKRVGVYDNGKVIDLVKAYELLYGAKPPNWFYDTKDLIEGGEGSILLIKTVLEGLRGNEDKVSYDPEKIFYYPPITNPEKIFLLAVNYKAHGKETNNEPPKEPYIFTKFSNALIGHNQPILYPKASNKVDYEVELAVIIGKKGKYIRKEKAFDYVFGYTVFNDISYRDKQLPSEMPYGMRWVHGKGMDTGAPMGPWIVTKDEIPNPYELKLTLKVNGEVRQDAYAEDMIFKIDQIIEYLSNGITLKPGDVISTGTPPGVGLATGKFLKPGDVIEAEISKIGILRNYLVKEE
- a CDS encoding 4Fe-4S binding protein, whose protein sequence is MFLLPIIITVTMLLVMFYVIYEVEKWRSTRRVLLALYVEGMMLTMNIGAYLYLINNNPFYFLITNSAYMIFGLYALLNVKEVKRRQVVFGVFTLIMVISEMAMGALIYTLQISIPANIDTSVGNLYFVSVMIIEMAFTLILSFRNLDKTLRNYLIGLLLLMPWFPQVFPSVNLPIWLSAIIMIGDTILIYDSLYTQRLRASQETFTAIELTSIFTLMMIGEFVFFLYNTLLVFDISMIIGMMWFVYRALAGPNPRKGNYARNPLLAFTIIFLTFIMEFFMGGVLDFVEGVFSPRVSGFLSSLTLPWQPFTNPINVLWDFIDIVGSVLGSIWFLIMMGIEMGFLAFKKMLEMRVKEVKVRMGLMILAYALYTIYIPMFSPLSDHLPYIPYMWSMGIGTLGGVSNSVLLGLIGTYVIYAVLSFLFGSRNLCAITCTAPLMYQGTFYDSLKVYNRTSKVGRKLMTSRRPDWVKVITLSVSIVVLIAAIISYLNSLGIISFTIFSTDITFLIYFVWFDVIWYLLFISIPFLGTFACVTTGYCYWGVFNQAVSSVGLFRLKVKDPMICVNCKTVDCAFACPVGITDMRGWFIKKGEFKSFKCVGIGECVNACPYDNIYFYDVRQWIKERFKH